DNA from Krasilnikovia cinnamomea:
ACCGAGGAGGCCGCCGAGGCCGTGGCGCGGCGGGCCCGGGCCGGGCGGCTGCCCAATCTCGTGCTGGATCCGGTGCTGACCGCCAGCACGGGGCGGCGGCTCGGGCTGGTCGCGGCGGTCGATCGGCTGCTTCCGTACGTGAATGTGCTGACACCCAACCGCGCCGAGGCCGCCGCGCTGCTCGGCCGGGCGGCGCTCGGGCCGGACGAGGTGGCGGGCGCGGCCGCGCAGCTGGCGGCCGCCGGTCCGGGCGCGGTCGTGGTGACCGGCGGCGACGCGGAGGGAGGGGAGGTCGCTGATCTGTTGTGGACGAACGGGGGCGCGCGGACGTTTGCCGGGCCGCGCGTCGAGACCACGAATCAGCACGGGACGGGCTGCACCTTCTCGGCCGCGGTCGCGGCCCGGCTCGCGCTGGGCGACGAGGTGGGCGAGGCCGTGGGCTTCGCCAAGGGGTACGTGACCCGGGCGCTGGCGGGCGGCCGGGACTGGACGGTCGGCGAGGGTGCCGGCCCGCTCGATCATTTCGGCTGGTTCGCCTGACGAGACAGGCGGTGGCCGGGCGGTTCCGTGCGCCCGTACCCCGCCCAGTTCATACCGATTGGGGAGGAAAAAGAATGAGGCGCAAGGTGTACGTCGAAGGCTCCCGCCCGGACCTGCGGGTGCCGTTCGCCGAGGTGCCACTGACCGGCGACAACCCGCCCGTCCGGCTGTACGACACGTCCGGGCCAGGCAGCGACCCCGAGGCCGGGCTGCCGCCGCTGCGCGGGCCGTGGATCGCCGAGCGCGGCGACGTGGCGCCCGTGGCGGGCGGCGGCAGCCCCCTCGCGGGACGGCGGCCGACCCAGCTGGCGTACGCCCGCGCCGGGATCGTGACCCCGGAGATGGAGTTCGTGGCGATCCGCGAGGGGGTCGACGCCGAGGTGGTGCGCGAGGAGATCGCGGCGGGACGGGCCGTGTTGCCCGCCAACGTCAACCACCCCGAGACCGAGCCGATGATCATCGGCGGGCGCTTCCTCGTGAAGGTGAACGCGAACATCGGCACGTCGGCCGTCAGCTCCTCGATCGCCGAGGAGGTGGAGAAGCTGACCTGGGCCACCAAGTGGGGCGCGGACACCGTCATGGACCTGTCCACCGGCAAGCGCATCCACGAGACCCGCGAGGCGATCGTGCGCAACTCGGCCGTACCGATCGGCACCGTGCCGATCTACCAGGCCCTGGAGAAGGTCGACGGCGACCCGGTCCAGCTGAGCTGGGAGATCTTCCGGGAGACCGTGATCGAGCAGGCCGAGCAGGGCGTCGACTACATGACCGTGCACGCCGGGGTGCTGCTGCCGTACGTGCCGCTGGCGGTCAACCGGGTCACCGGCATCGTGTCGCGCGGCGGGTCCATCATGGCCGCGTGGTGCCTCGCGCACCACAGGGAGAACTTCCTGTACGAGAACTTCGCCGAGCTGTGCGAGATCCTGGCCCGCTACGACGTCACGTTCTCGCTGGGCGACGGGCTGCGCCCCGGGTCGATCGCGGACGCCAACGACGAGGCCCAGTTCGCGGAACTGCGTACGCTCGGGGAGCTCACCAAGATCGCGTGGGCACACGACGTGCAGGTGATGATCGAAGGGCCGGGCCACGTGCCCATGCACAAGATCAAGGAGAACGTGGACCTCCAGCAGGAGCTGTGCGACGGGGCCCCGTTCTACACGCTCGGGCCGCTGACCACCGACATCGCGCCCGCGTACGACCACATCACCTCGGCCATCGGGGCGGCGATGATCGGCATGTTCGGCACCGCGATGCTCTGCTACGTCACGCCGAAGGAGCACCTCGGGCTGCCGAACCGTGACGACGTCAAGGCGGGGGTGATCGCGTACAAGATCGCGGCGCACGCCGCCGACCTCGCCAAGGGGCATGCGGGAGCCCAGGAGTGGGACGACGCGCTGTCCAAGGCGCGGTTCGAGTTCCGCTGGGAGGACCAGTTCAACCTGGCGCTCGACCCGGAGACCGCGCGGGCGTACCACGACGAGACGCTGCCGGCCGAGCCCGCCAAGACGGCGCACTTCTGCTCGATGTGCGGGCCGAAGTTCTGCTCCATGAAGATCACCCAGGAGCTGAAGGAGTACGCCGCCAAGGGCATGCAGGACAAGAGCGACGAGTTCGTCGCCTCCGGTAGCCGGGTCTACCTGCCGCTGGCCTGACACCGGCGGGGCACCGGCGGCCCGCCGGTGCCCCGCGGGCGCCGCGCGATCTCGATCCGATGCCCGCGATCTTGGTCCGATTCCGCCCCCATAGGGGCGCCACCTGACCAAGATCGCGGTGGGCCACACGGCTTGCCGGGAGGGGCGGTGCGGGTCGGGCAGGGGGTAGCCGTGTGGTGACGCGGTCCCGGGGCGGGGCAGCCGTGTGGGTGGGGCGGTGCGGGGCAGGGCTGGGGCGTGGGACTCAGTCCGTGCTCAGGCCGCTGACCCAGTCCACGTAGTCGTTGCTGTCCTTGGCGCGGGAACCGGAGCCACCCTTGGCCTGTGCGGGGATCGTGTCCTGCGCTCGCGGTGGGGTGGTGTCCTTGGCCTTTGACCTGCCGAAGCGTCGCTGGCGGCGGTCCGGGCGGGGCTCGCGTTCCTCGTCCTGGGCGGGTTCTGGCAGTCGATGGCGGGGTGCGCCCCCGCCGCCGGTGGTGCTCCCGGCAGCGCTGGCCGCGAAGCCGTTGAAGGGCGTGGGCTCCGGATCGGCGTCCGTCCGGGCGGACGGGGGTTCGGGTTGCCGGGGGCGGGGGCGGAACGCGTCCGCGAAGTTGGCTCGTTGTCCGGGGGTGGCCGGAGCGGCCGGTCCCGGGTCCGCCGGCCGCCGCGTACGTTTCCTCCCGGTCGCCTGGCCGGTCGGCGCCTCGACGGGGGCGCCGGCGTCCGAGGAAGTCGGCGGCGCCGCAGTCGGCGGCGCCGCGCGTCCGGCGTCCGGCGGCGCCGCGCGTCCGGCGTCTGGGGATGCCGCGCGTCCGGCGTCTGGGGATGCCGCGCGTCCGGCGTCCGGGGATGCCACGCGTCCGGCGTCCGGCGGCGCTGTGTCCGCGTCGGCGGAACGCCCGGGACGGTCGGCGTCGGGATCGTCGGACTCCGTCAGCGGGCCACGGCGCAGCACGGCCGCCAGTACGGAGCCGAGCACCCCCGCGCCCGCCGCGGTCATGGCCGCCCAGTAGGGCGCCGTCTGCTCGCTGGTCGTCCCCGGCCCGGCGATCAGGTACGCGACCGTGAGCAGGGCGGCGCCGGGCAACCCGGCCAGCGCGATGGCGAGGGTGGGCCGGCCGGTACGGCGGGCCGCCCAGCCGACACCGAGGCCGACCAGCAGCGCCAGCACTGGCATGGTCACCAGCGCGGTGTGCGGCACCATCCGCTCGGGGAGCCAACTCGGCTCGAACACCCCCAGCCGGACCGTGGACAGCGGCCTGCCGGGCGCCAGCGACGGCGCGACCGAGACCAGCGCGACCAGCCACACGACGGCACCGGCGGCCGCGAAGCTCCACCGGGCGACGACGCGGGCCAGCGCCGCGCAGGCGGCGAGGACGCCGACGACGGCGCCGAGCCCGGCACAGATGCCGATCACGACGTCCGGATCGACCCCGGTGACTCGCGCCGCCCGCGCGGGTTGCATGGTCAGGGCGACCACGACGGCGGCGCCGAGGCCCGCGACCAGTGCGAGGGCGATGACGGCGCCGGGTCCGGGGGCGGGCGGCTCACCCGCACGGGGAACGTCTGCCCGGTTGCCGGATTCCGGTGGGGCGTCCGGGGCCCGCCCGGAGGCCGCGGGCGGGACCAGCGCCTGCCAGGCGGCCGGGCGGGCACGGGCGAGCCAGCGCGTACCCGCGATCGCCCCGGCCACCGCGGCGTTCATGGCGAACCAGGCCACCCAGGCGAGTTGCGCGGTCCACTGATCACGGGCGGTGACGTCCAGCACCTGGGCGAGCTGAACGATGCCGAGGCCGTACGCCAGCCCGAGTTGGCCGGCGGCCGCCAGCGCCGCCATGCCGAGGGTGACCGGCAGCAGCCGGGCCCAGGTCCGAAATGCCATGCCAGGCACGTTACGGAATGGTCGATGGCCGTCGCCACCCTCACGGCGGGTTCTTAAGGTAGGCCAAACCTCCGATGCCGCTCCGGCCGGCGCCGGGCTTTCGACCGGCATCGAATCGGTCACCCAGCGTCACCCGAGCAGAGGTAGTACCCGTTCGGCGATCAGATCCACGTGGGCCAGATCGGACATGTCGATGATCCGCAGGTGGACC
Protein-coding regions in this window:
- the thiD gene encoding bifunctional hydroxymethylpyrimidine kinase/phosphomethylpyrimidine kinase, translating into MTPVVVLTIAGSDSGAGAGIQADLKTFAALGTYGTSVVTAVTAQNTRAVLDVHAVPAAMVDGQLDAVLDDFEVAATKVGMLGTEEAAEAVARRARAGRLPNLVLDPVLTASTGRRLGLVAAVDRLLPYVNVLTPNRAEAAALLGRAALGPDEVAGAAAQLAAAGPGAVVVTGGDAEGGEVADLLWTNGGARTFAGPRVETTNQHGTGCTFSAAVAARLALGDEVGEAVGFAKGYVTRALAGGRDWTVGEGAGPLDHFGWFA
- the thiC gene encoding phosphomethylpyrimidine synthase ThiC, whose translation is MRRKVYVEGSRPDLRVPFAEVPLTGDNPPVRLYDTSGPGSDPEAGLPPLRGPWIAERGDVAPVAGGGSPLAGRRPTQLAYARAGIVTPEMEFVAIREGVDAEVVREEIAAGRAVLPANVNHPETEPMIIGGRFLVKVNANIGTSAVSSSIAEEVEKLTWATKWGADTVMDLSTGKRIHETREAIVRNSAVPIGTVPIYQALEKVDGDPVQLSWEIFRETVIEQAEQGVDYMTVHAGVLLPYVPLAVNRVTGIVSRGGSIMAAWCLAHHRENFLYENFAELCEILARYDVTFSLGDGLRPGSIADANDEAQFAELRTLGELTKIAWAHDVQVMIEGPGHVPMHKIKENVDLQQELCDGAPFYTLGPLTTDIAPAYDHITSAIGAAMIGMFGTAMLCYVTPKEHLGLPNRDDVKAGVIAYKIAAHAADLAKGHAGAQEWDDALSKARFEFRWEDQFNLALDPETARAYHDETLPAEPAKTAHFCSMCGPKFCSMKITQELKEYAAKGMQDKSDEFVASGSRVYLPLA